The following coding sequences are from one Paenibacillus tundrae window:
- a CDS encoding TraR/DksA C4-type zinc finger protein, whose amino-acid sequence MSTLTKDQLHQLKDALLEQRENLQRHFESSMEDGAPAESLKDSTGELSSYDNHPADAGTETFERSRDLAVDDTLSDEFDQVNEALERIEDGSYGTCITCGKDIPFERLEAIPYTAYCIDDTPQRDLSNDRPVEEEVMTMPPTGAGEVRQRNAGKFDHADAWEAVSEYGTSNSPATAAKREVRDYDENM is encoded by the coding sequence ATGAGTACATTAACGAAAGATCAACTTCACCAATTAAAGGATGCTCTTTTGGAGCAACGTGAAAATTTACAGCGCCATTTTGAATCCAGCATGGAAGATGGAGCTCCAGCAGAATCTCTCAAAGATTCAACCGGTGAGCTGTCATCATACGATAACCATCCAGCAGATGCAGGTACAGAAACGTTTGAGCGTAGCCGGGATCTCGCCGTAGATGATACCTTGAGCGATGAATTCGATCAGGTGAACGAGGCGTTGGAACGAATTGAAGATGGTTCTTATGGAACCTGTATCACCTGTGGTAAGGATATACCATTTGAACGACTGGAAGCCATCCCTTACACCGCCTACTGTATTGACGATACCCCACAGCGTGATCTAAGCAACGATCGCCCTGTCGAGGAAGAAGTGATGACCATGCCTCCAACTGGTGCTGGTGAGGTCAGACAGCGTAATGCAGGTAAATTCGATCATGCAGACGCATGGGAAGCGGTCAGCGAGTATGGCACGTCCAATTCTCCAGCAACAGCAGCCAAACGCGAAGTAAGAGATTATGATGAGAACATGTAG
- a CDS encoding DivIVA domain-containing protein yields the protein MDEHMKRRLDKQRQLFKQLGVQLDALSIHEKQFNYKLRGYDPDEVDAYLDLVIKDYERFYANIADLMDKWQEQQIVIRDLKSTAKPVDDPTKIDRKQLDDIVKQLEYSVRQLKIRARPEQNLFPE from the coding sequence ATGGATGAACATATGAAACGAAGATTGGATAAACAAAGACAATTGTTCAAGCAACTTGGCGTGCAGCTCGATGCATTGTCAATTCATGAGAAACAATTTAACTATAAACTTCGCGGATATGACCCTGACGAGGTTGATGCATACCTAGACTTGGTCATCAAAGACTATGAGCGTTTCTACGCCAACATAGCGGATCTGATGGATAAGTGGCAGGAGCAGCAGATCGTCATCCGGGATCTGAAGTCGACGGCCAAGCCGGTAGATGATCCAACGAAGATTGACCGTAAACAACTAGATGATATTGTGAAGCAACTTGAATATAGTGTTCGGCAGCTCAAAATCAGGGCACGTCCTGAACAGAACCTATTTCCTGAATAA